In Sulfuritortus calidifontis, the sequence CGCATCCGGATCAACGGCCAGCGCGAGCCCGCCGTGGCCGCCGGCGACCTGACCCTCACCTGGGCGCACCGCGACCGCACCCAGCAGACCGCCTACCTGGTCCAGCAGGACGAGGGCGACATCGGCCCCGAGCCCGGCACCACCTACACCGTGCGCCTACGCGACCGCAACGGCACCCTCGTGCGCACCCAAAGCGGCCTCTCCGGCACCACCTGGACCTGGGGCGTGGCCAGCAGCGCGACCGACGCTGGCCCTGCGGGCGATACCGTCACCGTCGAGATCGAGGCCGAGCGCGACGGCTTGAGCAGCTGGCAGGCGCAAACGCGCACCACCGAGCGCGCCGGCTACGGCCTGCGCTGGGGGCAGTTCTGGGGCGGGGTGTGATGGAGTCGCCCATCGACCTGCATCCCCAGCCGCGCATCGACGTGCACATGCTCACGCTCGATGAGCCGGCTGCGTGGCGCGAAGCATGTCTTGCCAGCCTCGAAGGCGCGCCGATCCGTCTGCACGTGCTGCCGGGCATTCCGGGTCGGATCGGTGAGGCGCGCGCAGCTGGCTACCGGCGAGGGAATTTGTCGCTGCTGTCCTTCGTCGATCCCGACGATCTCTATGAGGCCAGCGCCTTCACGCAGTTGGCCGATGCGCTCGATGCGTGTCCCTCGGCGGTGCTGGCCTATACCGACGAGGCGCTGATGGACGAGCAAGGCCGAGACGTCGGCGTGCGGCGACTGGCCTACAGCGCCTTCCAGCACGCCCACTCGGCCAGCCATGTGCACGGCCTGATCGTGATGCGCCGCGCTGCGGTCGAGGCCGTGCTCGCCGTCACCACCGACATCCACCCCATGGCCGACTGGCTGTTGACCCGGCTGGTGGCCCAGAGCGGCGGCGTGCTGCACCTGCCCATCGTCGGGCGGCGCTGGCGGCAGCACCCACGGCAAGTCCATCGCACCGCAGACCCGACTGTCGTGCGGCGTATCCGGCAAACGATCGACCAAGCCACGAATCCCTGGAGATAGACCATGCCATCGACCGATCCGAACCTGGGCCTTGCCTACGGCTGGACGCTGGGCGAGTCCGGCTGGCACACCGGCATGGACGCCAACCTCAAGCGCCTGGGCGCCATCGTCGGCCTGTCCGTGAAGGACCGCGACCTGGCCACCCCGCCGGCGAGCCCCGCCGAGGGCAATCGCTACATCGTACCGGCCGGCGCCACCGGCGCCTGGGCCGGCAAGGCCGACCAGATCGCGGTGCGCATTGGAGGTGCCTGGGAGTACCACGTGCCCCAGGTCGGCTGGCTTTGCTACATCGAGGACGAGGCCAAGCTCGCCGTCTTCAAGCCCACCGGCTGGAGCGCTGGCATCGCCATCTGACCCTCACACCGATCCGTCACCCCTGGACCCGCCTTGGTGCGACGAGCATCAGGCGGGTTTCGCATTTCTGGAGACCTGCCATGACCGAACCCGCACAACCGCCCGTGCTCGTCGAGAACATGCTGCTTCTGCGCCGCGAGGACTTCGACGAACTGCTGGATCGTGCCGCCGAGCGTGGGGCCGAGCGTGTCCTGTCCCATCTCGGCCTGGAAAACGGCAGTGCCGCCAAGGACATCCGCGAGCTGCGCGACTTGCTCGAAGCCTGGCGCGATGCCCGCCGAACGGCGTGGCAGACCGCCGTCAAGGTCATCACGACCGGGATTCTGGCCGCGCTGCTGGTGGGAGCCGCCATCAAGCTGAAGCTGATGGGAG encodes:
- a CDS encoding DUF6127 family protein produces the protein MTEPAQPPVLVENMLLLRREDFDELLDRAAERGAERVLSHLGLENGSAAKDIRELRDLLEAWRDARRTAWQTAVKVITTGILAALLVGAAIKLKLMGGSQ
- a CDS encoding DUF2793 domain-containing protein, with the translated sequence MPSTDPNLGLAYGWTLGESGWHTGMDANLKRLGAIVGLSVKDRDLATPPASPAEGNRYIVPAGATGAWAGKADQIAVRIGGAWEYHVPQVGWLCYIEDEAKLAVFKPTGWSAGIAI